In Streptomyces chartreusis, the following proteins share a genomic window:
- a CDS encoding IclR family transcriptional regulator yields the protein MPTSSASTTDTAKSNGGGVQSLERAFDLLERMADAGGEVGLSELSASSGLPLPTIHRLMRTLVACGYVRQQPNRRYALGPRLIRLGESASRLLGTWARPYLARLVEETGETANMALLDGDEIVYVAQVPSKHSMRMFTEVGRRVLPHSTGVGKALLASFPPEEVRALLSRTGMPAATEKTITTPDGFLAALEDVRRTGYAVDDNEQEVGVRCLAVSVPDSPTAAAISISGPAGRVTEAATEKIIPVLQQVAHELSEALATQNQT from the coding sequence GTGCCGACGTCCAGCGCCAGCACCACCGACACCGCCAAGTCCAACGGCGGCGGCGTCCAGTCCCTCGAGCGCGCCTTCGACCTGCTCGAGCGGATGGCGGACGCGGGCGGCGAGGTGGGCCTGAGCGAGCTGTCCGCGAGCAGCGGGCTGCCGCTGCCGACCATCCACCGCCTGATGCGCACGCTCGTGGCCTGCGGATACGTCCGCCAGCAGCCCAACCGCCGCTACGCCCTCGGCCCCCGCCTGATCCGCCTCGGCGAGTCGGCCTCCCGCCTCCTTGGCACCTGGGCCCGCCCCTACCTCGCCCGACTGGTCGAGGAGACCGGTGAGACGGCGAACATGGCCCTGCTCGACGGCGACGAGATCGTCTACGTCGCCCAGGTGCCGTCCAAGCACTCGATGCGCATGTTCACCGAGGTCGGCAGGCGTGTACTGCCGCACTCCACCGGCGTCGGCAAGGCACTGCTCGCCTCCTTCCCGCCGGAGGAGGTACGGGCGCTGCTGTCCCGTACCGGGATGCCGGCCGCCACGGAGAAGACGATCACCACCCCGGACGGATTCCTCGCGGCGCTGGAGGACGTGCGGCGCACCGGCTACGCGGTCGACGACAACGAGCAGGAGGTCGGGGTCCGCTGCCTGGCGGTCTCCGTGCCCGACTCCCCCACCGCGGCGGCGATCTCGATCTCCGGCCCGGCCGGCCGGGTCACCGAGGCGGCGACGGAGAAGATCATCCCGGTGCTCCAGCAGGTCGCCCACGAACTGTCCGAGGCCCTGGCCACCCAGAACCAGACCTGA
- a CDS encoding dihydrofolate reductase family protein produces MGKLVSTLFVTLDGVYQAPGGREEDTRGGFEHGGWVFPYADDDFGKFITGVFERPAAFLLGRRTYDIFASYWPKVTDPADPVAAKLNALPKYVASSTLTDPGWAGTTVVSGDLGKEVTALKERTDGELQVHGSGALVRSLLALGLVDTLHLMTFPVVLGSGHRLFTEGAVPTRFKHTGGSSTGKGVAINSYDLAGRPEYGTFGLPEDA; encoded by the coding sequence ATGGGCAAGCTCGTCTCCACCCTCTTCGTCACCCTCGACGGCGTCTACCAGGCGCCCGGCGGCCGGGAGGAGGACACCCGCGGCGGCTTCGAGCACGGCGGCTGGGTCTTTCCGTACGCCGACGACGACTTCGGGAAGTTCATCACCGGGGTCTTCGAGCGTCCCGCGGCCTTCCTCCTCGGGCGGCGCACGTACGACATCTTCGCCTCGTACTGGCCGAAGGTGACCGACCCCGCCGACCCGGTCGCCGCCAAGCTCAACGCGCTGCCGAAGTACGTCGCCTCCTCCACGCTGACCGACCCCGGGTGGGCCGGCACCACCGTGGTCAGCGGCGACCTCGGCAAGGAGGTCACCGCCCTCAAGGAGCGCACCGACGGCGAGCTCCAGGTGCACGGCAGCGGCGCCCTCGTCCGTTCGCTGCTGGCCCTCGGCCTCGTGGACACCCTGCACCTGATGACCTTCCCGGTCGTGCTCGGCTCGGGCCACCGGCTGTTCACGGAGGGCGCCGTGCCGACCCGCTTCAAGCACACCGGCGGCAGCAGCACGGGCAAGGGCGTCGCCATCAACTCCTACGACCTGGCGGGCCGCCCCGAGTACGGCACGTTCGGACTTCCCGAGGATGCGTGA
- a CDS encoding response regulator transcription factor: protein MTAIRLLLVDDDPLVRAGLSFMLGGADDIEIVGEASDGSEVEALLDRTRPDVVLMDIRMPSVDGLTATERLRGRKDAPQVVLLTTFHADDQVLRALRAGAAGFVLKDTPPAEIVAAVRRVAAGDPVLSPTVTRQLMDHAAGSAADTRRTRARARLTVLNDREREVAVAVGRGLSNADIATELFMSVATVKTHVSRVLAKLDLNNRVQIALLAYDAGLSEEMEDNGH from the coding sequence ATGACTGCGATCAGGCTCCTCCTCGTCGACGACGACCCGTTGGTCAGGGCCGGTCTGTCCTTCATGCTGGGCGGCGCCGACGACATCGAGATCGTCGGCGAGGCGTCCGACGGCTCCGAGGTCGAGGCGCTTCTCGACCGCACCCGGCCGGACGTGGTGCTGATGGACATCCGGATGCCGTCCGTCGACGGCCTCACCGCCACGGAGCGCCTCCGCGGCAGGAAGGACGCCCCGCAGGTGGTGCTGCTGACCACCTTCCACGCCGACGACCAGGTGCTGCGCGCCCTGCGCGCCGGGGCCGCCGGGTTCGTGCTCAAGGACACCCCGCCCGCCGAGATCGTCGCCGCCGTGCGCCGCGTCGCGGCCGGCGATCCGGTCCTCTCGCCCACCGTGACACGGCAGTTGATGGACCACGCCGCCGGCTCCGCCGCGGACACCCGCCGCACGCGCGCACGCGCGCGGCTCACCGTCCTCAACGACCGCGAACGCGAGGTCGCCGTCGCGGTGGGCCGGGGCCTGTCCAACGCCGACATCGCCACCGAACTGTTCATGAGCGTCGCCACCGTCAAGACCCACGTCTCGCGCGTCCTGGCCAAGCTCGACCTCAACAACCGTGTCCAGATCGCCCTGTTGGCGTACGACGCGGGGTTGTCGGAGGAAATGGAGGACAACGGGCACTAG
- a CDS encoding P1 family peptidase, which produces MHPPAPPAPRRARDIGLGVGDLPTGTHNALTDVPGVRVGHTTLVSPPRVHSGVTAIVPAGVGPESPLPAGVFAGNGYGKLIGATQLAELGALETPVLLTSTLSAFRVADSLVGWLLERPEGARARSLNPVVGECNDGLLSDIRSRPVRDDHVRAALETASDGPVPEGCVGAGTGTVALGFKAGIGTSSRRVPVAGRQATLGVLVQANFGGTLRVGGRTVTPADVGLPAPAEQPEAGSCMVVAATDAPLDARQLTRLARRSVFALARSGGAYGHGSGDYGITFGTRPTSSPSGPALAPDDTLDPLFTAVLDAVEEAVLNALLTATTTTGPGGRTRHPLPSEALLALLGHPAHR; this is translated from the coding sequence ATGCACCCACCCGCACCACCCGCGCCGCGCCGGGCCCGTGACATCGGCCTGGGCGTGGGTGACCTGCCGACGGGCACCCACAACGCGCTCACCGACGTGCCGGGGGTCCGCGTGGGGCACACCACCCTGGTGTCCCCACCGCGCGTGCACAGCGGGGTCACCGCGATCGTGCCCGCCGGGGTGGGGCCCGAAAGCCCGTTGCCCGCAGGGGTGTTCGCGGGCAACGGCTACGGCAAGCTGATCGGCGCCACGCAACTGGCCGAACTCGGCGCCCTGGAGACGCCCGTCCTGCTCACCTCCACGCTGTCCGCGTTCCGTGTCGCGGACTCCCTGGTCGGCTGGCTGCTCGAACGCCCCGAGGGAGCGCGCGCCCGGAGCCTGAACCCCGTGGTGGGGGAGTGCAACGACGGGCTGCTGTCCGACATCCGCTCGCGCCCGGTCCGCGACGACCACGTCCGCGCGGCGCTGGAGACGGCGTCCGACGGGCCGGTGCCCGAAGGCTGCGTCGGAGCGGGCACCGGCACGGTCGCCCTGGGTTTCAAGGCCGGCATCGGTACCTCGTCGCGAAGGGTGCCGGTGGCGGGGCGGCAGGCGACCCTCGGCGTGCTGGTGCAGGCCAACTTCGGGGGCACGCTGAGGGTCGGCGGGCGGACGGTCACTCCCGCCGATGTCGGCCTGCCGGCCCCTGCCGAGCAGCCGGAGGCCGGCTCCTGCATGGTCGTGGCCGCCACCGACGCCCCGCTGGACGCCCGCCAGCTGACCCGGCTCGCCCGCCGCTCCGTCTTCGCGCTGGCCAGGTCCGGTGGCGCCTACGGTCACGGCAGCGGCGACTACGGCATCACCTTCGGCACCCGGCCGACGAGCAGTCCGTCAGGGCCCGCCCTCGCGCCCGACGACACGCTCGACCCGCTCTTCACCGCCGTACTGGACGCGGTGGAGGAGGCCGTCCTCAACGCCCTGCTGACCGCCACCACGACCACGGGCCCCGGCGGCCGTACGCGCCACCCGCTGCCGTCGGAAGCGCTGCTCGCCCTGCTGGGGCACCCGGCCCACCGATGA
- a CDS encoding cytochrome P450 family protein codes for MVEVIDLGEFGDGFRTDPHPVYARLRAEGPVHRVRLQEPDAHHETWLVVGHEEARAALADPRLAKDGSRIGVTFLDEELIGKYLLVADPPQHTRLRSLITRAFTMRRVEELRPRIQQITGELLDAMLPQGRADLVDSFAYPLPITVICELLGVPEMDRTEFRKISTEAVAPTSAQSEYDAFVRLAEYLTELIEDKRCAGPGDDLLSDLIRTTAEDGDRLSPQELRGMAFVLLIAGHETTVHLITNAVHALLTHPDQLAALRADMTLIDGAVEEALRYEGPVENATFRFAAEPLEIAGVPIAPGEAVMIGLTAADRDATRFPAPERFDIRRDTRGHLAFGHGIHYCLGAPLARMEARTAIRSLLERAPDLALDGPPGQWLPGVLIRGVRSLPVRW; via the coding sequence ATGGTGGAAGTGATCGACCTCGGGGAGTTCGGCGACGGGTTCCGCACGGACCCGCACCCCGTGTACGCGCGACTGCGTGCCGAGGGCCCGGTGCACCGGGTGCGGCTCCAGGAACCCGATGCGCACCACGAGACCTGGCTCGTCGTCGGGCACGAGGAGGCCCGCGCGGCGCTCGCCGACCCCAGGCTCGCCAAGGACGGCAGCAGGATCGGGGTGACCTTCCTCGACGAGGAGCTGATCGGGAAGTATCTGCTGGTCGCCGACCCGCCCCAGCACACCCGCTTGCGGAGCCTGATCACACGCGCGTTCACGATGCGCAGGGTGGAGGAACTGCGCCCGAGGATCCAGCAGATCACCGGCGAACTGCTCGACGCGATGCTCCCGCAGGGGCGCGCCGACCTCGTGGACTCCTTCGCCTACCCGCTGCCCATCACCGTCATCTGCGAGCTGCTCGGCGTGCCCGAGATGGACCGCACGGAGTTCCGCAAGATCTCCACGGAGGCGGTCGCCCCGACCAGCGCACAGAGCGAGTACGACGCCTTCGTGCGCCTCGCCGAGTACCTCACCGAACTCATCGAGGACAAGCGCTGCGCGGGCCCCGGCGACGACCTGCTGAGCGACCTGATCCGCACCACCGCCGAGGACGGTGACCGGCTCTCCCCGCAGGAGCTGCGCGGCATGGCCTTCGTCCTGCTGATCGCGGGCCACGAGACGACGGTCCACCTCATCACCAACGCCGTCCACGCCCTGCTCACCCACCCAGACCAACTGGCCGCCCTGCGCGCTGACATGACCCTGATCGACGGCGCCGTCGAGGAGGCGCTGCGCTACGAGGGGCCGGTGGAGAACGCGACGTTCCGGTTCGCCGCCGAGCCCCTGGAGATAGCCGGAGTGCCGATCGCGCCGGGCGAGGCGGTGATGATCGGCCTCACCGCCGCCGACCGCGACGCCACCCGCTTCCCCGCCCCCGAGCGCTTCGACATCCGGCGCGACACCCGCGGCCACCTCGCCTTCGGCCACGGCATCCACTACTGCCTCGGCGCCCCGCTCGCCCGCATGGAGGCCCGCACGGCCATCCGGTCCCTGCTGGAGCGCGCCCCTGACCTGGCCCTGGACGGACCGCCGGGGCAGTGGCTGCCGGGGGTGCTGATACGTGGGGTGCGGAGCCTGCCGGTGCGGTGGTAG
- the alc gene encoding allantoicase, which produces MTAIPSFTGDANPYGGGDPYADYRTADFPFTQYANLADRRLGAGVIAANDEFFAQRENLLVPERAEFDPEHFGHKGKIMDGWETRRRRGASSEHPWPTAEDHDWALVRLGAPGVIRGIVVDTAHFRGNYPQAVSVEGASVPGSPSPEELLGDDVKWTTLVPRTPIGGHAANGFAVLAEQRFTHLRVNQHPDGGIARLRVHGEVVPDPEWLSVLGTFDVVALENGGQVENASNLFYSPATNTIQPGRSRKMDDGWETRRRRDRGNDWISYRLVAQSLIRAVEIDTAYLKGNSAGWASVSVKDGEDGEWTEILPRTRLQPDTNHRFVLPTPAVGTHARVDIFPDGGISRLRLHGSLTEQGTAGLAARHQELGG; this is translated from the coding sequence GTGACGGCGATACCCAGCTTCACCGGCGACGCGAACCCCTACGGCGGCGGCGACCCGTACGCGGACTACCGCACCGCCGACTTCCCGTTCACCCAGTACGCCAACCTCGCCGACCGCCGGCTGGGCGCCGGAGTCATCGCCGCCAACGACGAGTTCTTCGCCCAGCGGGAGAACCTGCTGGTGCCCGAGCGGGCCGAGTTCGACCCCGAGCACTTCGGGCACAAGGGCAAGATCATGGACGGCTGGGAGACGCGGCGCCGCCGAGGTGCCTCCTCCGAGCACCCGTGGCCGACGGCCGAGGACCACGACTGGGCGCTGGTGCGCCTCGGGGCGCCCGGCGTGATCCGCGGGATCGTCGTCGACACGGCCCACTTCCGCGGCAACTACCCGCAGGCGGTGTCCGTCGAGGGCGCGTCCGTACCGGGTTCGCCGTCCCCCGAGGAACTGCTCGGCGACGACGTCAAGTGGACGACCCTGGTCCCGCGCACGCCGATCGGCGGACACGCGGCGAACGGCTTCGCCGTCCTGGCCGAGCAGCGCTTCACCCACCTGCGGGTCAACCAGCACCCGGACGGCGGCATCGCCCGCCTGCGCGTGCACGGTGAGGTCGTGCCCGACCCCGAGTGGCTGTCGGTGCTTGGCACCTTCGACGTGGTCGCCCTGGAGAACGGCGGCCAGGTCGAGAATGCCTCCAACCTGTTCTACTCGCCCGCCACGAACACCATCCAGCCGGGGCGCTCCCGCAAGATGGACGACGGCTGGGAGACCCGCCGGCGCCGCGACCGGGGCAACGACTGGATCAGCTACCGGCTGGTGGCGCAGTCCTTGATCAGGGCCGTCGAGATCGACACGGCGTACCTGAAGGGCAACAGCGCCGGCTGGGCGTCGGTGTCGGTGAAGGACGGCGAGGACGGCGAGTGGACGGAGATCCTGCCCCGCACCCGCCTCCAGCCCGACACCAACCACCGCTTCGTCCTGCCGACCCCGGCCGTCGGCACGCACGCGCGCGTGGACATCTTCCCGGACGGCGGCATCTCCCGCCTGCGCCTGCACGGCTCCCTGACCGAGCAGGGCACGGCAGGGCTCGCGGCACGCCACCAGGAACTGGGCGGCTGA
- the allB gene encoding allantoinase AllB, producing MSDAELVLRSTRVITPEGTRAASVAVSAGKITAVLGHDAEVPSGARLVDLGDDVLLPGLVDTHVHVNDPGRTEWEGFWTATRAAAAGGITTLVDMPLNSLPPTTTVDNLRTKQEVAADKAHIDVGFWGGALPDNVKDLRPLHEAGVFGFKAFLSPSGVEEFPHLDQDRLARSLAEITSFGGLLIVHAEDPHHLDAAPQHGGPRYADFLASRPRDAEDTAIAQLIAQAKRLHARVHVLHLSSSDALPLIAEAKRDGVRITVETCPHYLTLTAEEVPDGASEFKCCPPIRESANQDLLWQALADGTVDCVVTDHSPSTADLKTDDFATAWGGISGLQLSLAAVWTEARRRGHGLEDVVRWMSARTAQLVGLDQKGAIEAGRDADFAVLAPDETFTVDPAALQHRNRVTAYAGKTLYGVVKSTWLRGERIVADGEFTDPKGRLLTRTD from the coding sequence GTGTCCGACGCTGAACTGGTGCTGCGCTCGACGCGCGTCATCACCCCGGAGGGGACACGGGCCGCCTCGGTCGCGGTCTCCGCCGGCAAGATCACGGCCGTACTCGGCCACGACGCCGAAGTCCCGTCCGGCGCCCGGCTGGTGGACCTCGGCGACGACGTCCTGCTGCCCGGCCTGGTCGACACGCACGTGCACGTCAACGATCCCGGGCGCACCGAGTGGGAGGGCTTCTGGACCGCCACGCGCGCCGCGGCGGCCGGTGGCATCACCACCCTCGTCGACATGCCGCTCAACTCCCTGCCGCCGACCACGACGGTCGACAACCTCCGTACGAAGCAGGAGGTCGCCGCCGACAAGGCGCACATCGACGTCGGCTTCTGGGGCGGCGCCCTGCCCGACAACGTCAAGGACCTGCGCCCGCTGCACGAGGCCGGCGTCTTCGGCTTCAAGGCGTTCCTGTCGCCGTCCGGCGTGGAGGAGTTCCCGCATCTCGACCAGGACCGGCTCGCCCGGTCCCTGGCGGAGATCACCTCCTTCGGCGGCCTGCTGATCGTGCACGCCGAGGATCCCCACCACCTCGACGCCGCCCCGCAGCACGGCGGCCCCAGGTACGCAGACTTCCTCGCCTCGCGCCCGCGCGACGCCGAGGACACCGCGATCGCCCAGCTGATCGCGCAGGCGAAGCGGCTCCACGCGCGTGTGCACGTGCTCCACCTCTCCTCCAGCGACGCGCTGCCGCTGATCGCCGAGGCAAAGCGGGACGGCGTACGGATCACCGTCGAGACCTGCCCGCACTACCTCACCCTGACCGCCGAGGAAGTCCCGGACGGCGCCAGCGAGTTCAAGTGCTGCCCGCCGATCCGTGAGTCCGCCAACCAGGACCTGCTGTGGCAGGCGCTGGCCGACGGCACCGTCGACTGCGTGGTGACCGACCACTCGCCCTCCACGGCGGACCTGAAGACCGACGACTTCGCCACCGCCTGGGGCGGCATCTCCGGGCTCCAGCTGAGCCTGGCGGCCGTCTGGACCGAGGCCCGCAGGCGCGGGCACGGCCTGGAGGACGTGGTGCGCTGGATGTCCGCACGGACGGCACAGCTCGTCGGACTGGACCAGAAGGGCGCCATCGAGGCCGGCCGCGACGCCGACTTCGCGGTCCTCGCACCCGACGAGACCTTCACCGTGGACCCGGCCGCCCTCCAGCACCGCAACCGCGTGACGGCGTACGCCGGCAAGACCCTGTACGGCGTCGTGAAGTCCACCTGGCTGCGCGGCGAACGCATCGTCGCGGACGGCGAGTTCACCGACCCGAAGGGGCGACTCCTCACCCGGACCGACTGA
- a CDS encoding 3-oxoacyl-ACP reductase family protein: MTTTYGTLHGKVALVTGGSRGIGAATALRLAREGADVALTYVHGKEAAEEVVRAVEALGRRAVALRADAGDADEAQGAVGRAAEALGGLDVLVNNAGIGVLGPLEGLSLTDVDRVLAVNVRGVFLTSRAAAARMDAGGRIITIGTCMTQRVPGPGGTLYATSKSALIGLTKALARELGPRGITANIVHPGPIDTDMNPADGPFASGQAAMTALGRFGTADEVASTVAYLAAADYVTGTEFAVDGGHAA, translated from the coding sequence ATGACAACCACTTACGGAACTCTGCACGGCAAGGTCGCCCTGGTCACCGGGGGCAGCCGCGGCATCGGCGCGGCAACGGCGCTGCGGCTGGCGCGGGAGGGCGCGGACGTCGCCCTGACGTACGTGCACGGCAAGGAGGCGGCCGAGGAGGTCGTACGGGCCGTCGAGGCACTCGGCCGGCGGGCCGTGGCGCTGCGGGCGGACGCCGGTGACGCGGACGAGGCGCAGGGCGCCGTGGGCCGTGCCGCCGAGGCGCTCGGGGGCCTGGACGTGCTGGTGAACAACGCCGGCATCGGTGTGCTGGGCCCGCTGGAGGGCCTGTCGCTGACCGATGTGGACCGGGTCCTCGCGGTGAACGTCCGGGGCGTCTTCCTGACGTCACGGGCGGCGGCCGCCCGCATGGACGCCGGGGGCCGCATCATCACGATCGGCACCTGCATGACCCAGCGGGTGCCTGGTCCCGGCGGCACGCTCTACGCGACCAGCAAGTCCGCCCTGATCGGCCTGACGAAGGCGCTGGCCCGCGAGTTGGGTCCGCGCGGGATCACGGCGAACATCGTCCATCCCGGTCCCATCGACACGGACATGAACCCGGCCGACGGCCCGTTCGCGTCCGGCCAGGCGGCCATGACCGCGCTGGGCCGCTTCGGCACGGCCGACGAGGTGGCGTCGACGGTCGCGTACCTTGCCGCGGCTGACTACGTCACGGGTACGGAGTTCGCGGTGGACGGGGGCCACGCGGCGTGA
- a CDS encoding DUF5955 family protein: MTGSDEDSRVAELRTAVSRLRRELAAHPAEFPDRAIAEDELAALAAMAVTGAPETPRLRRSLLLIAGAIGSVSALSPGLTQVRDAVEMFGEPRR; this comes from the coding sequence GTGACGGGCAGCGACGAGGACTCGAGGGTGGCGGAACTGCGGACGGCCGTGTCCCGTCTGCGCCGCGAACTCGCCGCGCATCCCGCGGAGTTCCCGGACCGGGCCATCGCCGAGGACGAACTCGCCGCACTGGCCGCGATGGCGGTCACAGGGGCACCGGAGACTCCCCGACTACGAAGGTCCCTGCTGCTGATCGCGGGTGCGATCGGCTCGGTGAGCGCCCTGTCCCCGGGTCTCACCCAAGTTCGCGACGCGGTCGAGATGTTCGGCGAACCGCGTCGCTGA
- a CDS encoding sensor histidine kinase, giving the protein MSGDKQEHAPQAFAGPRWLLPSALVKELGLDPGGSGRTRRTARDWVVDFCCFLLAVFIGLLAADTLRSEDLPDGYVVFDQVVGALSCAAVWLRRRWPLGLAVSMIPIGFVSNTAGGAAVVALFTLAVHRPFRYVAWVALAELALVPVFFWLRPDPDVPYIWAIVFGVLLTGAIVGWGMFVRSKRQLMLSLRDRALRAETEAVLRAEQAQRLAREAIAREMHDVLAHRLTLLSVHAGALEFRPDAPREEIQRAAGVIRESAHEALQDLREIIGVLRAGEADDGGRPQPTLAALEALVAESREAGMKVTLVQRVTDPGAVPSSVGRTAYRIAQEGLTNARKHAPGTEVTVTVTGAPGEGLSVTVRNPAPEGRVPHVPGSGQGLIGLTERATLAGGRLEHGPAADGGFEVRGRLPWA; this is encoded by the coding sequence GTGAGTGGTGACAAGCAGGAGCACGCCCCGCAGGCGTTCGCGGGGCCGCGCTGGCTGCTGCCGTCCGCCCTGGTGAAGGAACTCGGACTCGACCCCGGGGGCTCCGGGCGCACCCGGCGTACGGCACGCGACTGGGTGGTCGACTTCTGCTGCTTCCTGCTCGCGGTGTTCATCGGGCTGCTGGCCGCCGACACGCTGCGCAGCGAGGACCTGCCGGACGGCTACGTCGTCTTCGACCAGGTGGTGGGCGCCCTCTCGTGCGCCGCGGTGTGGCTGCGGCGCCGCTGGCCCCTCGGGCTCGCCGTCTCGATGATCCCGATCGGTTTCGTGTCGAACACCGCCGGCGGCGCGGCCGTGGTCGCCCTTTTCACGCTCGCCGTGCACCGGCCCTTCCGGTACGTCGCCTGGGTGGCCCTGGCGGAGCTGGCGCTGGTCCCGGTGTTCTTCTGGCTGCGCCCCGACCCCGATGTGCCGTACATCTGGGCGATCGTCTTCGGGGTGCTGCTGACGGGGGCGATCGTCGGCTGGGGCATGTTCGTACGGTCGAAGCGGCAGCTCATGCTGAGCCTGCGCGACCGTGCCCTGCGTGCCGAGACCGAGGCCGTCCTGCGCGCCGAGCAGGCGCAGCGGCTCGCGCGCGAGGCCATCGCCCGGGAGATGCACGACGTCCTCGCGCACCGGCTGACGCTGCTCAGCGTGCACGCGGGCGCCCTGGAGTTCCGGCCCGACGCGCCCCGCGAGGAGATCCAGCGGGCGGCGGGCGTGATCCGGGAGAGCGCCCACGAGGCACTCCAGGACCTGCGGGAGATCATCGGCGTGCTGCGCGCGGGCGAGGCCGACGACGGCGGCCGCCCGCAGCCGACCCTCGCGGCACTGGAGGCGCTGGTCGCCGAGTCCCGCGAGGCCGGCATGAAGGTCACCCTCGTCCAGCGCGTCACCGACCCGGGCGCCGTACCGTCCTCCGTCGGCCGCACCGCCTACCGCATCGCCCAGGAGGGCCTGACCAACGCCCGCAAGCACGCCCCCGGCACCGAGGTCACGGTGACGGTGACCGGCGCACCGGGCGAGGGACTGTCGGTCACGGTGCGCAATCCCGCGCCCGAGGGCCGGGTCCCGCACGTTCCCGGCTCGGGACAGGGCCTGATCGGGCTCACCGAGCGGGCCACGCTCGCGGGAGGGCGGCTGGAGCACGGGCCCGCGGCGGACGGGGGCTTCGAGGTGCGGGGGCGGCTGCCGTGGGCGTGA
- a CDS encoding Gfo/Idh/MocA family protein codes for MRIGVIGTGRIGTIHANTLSRHRDVGSLILTDADVSRAQELAHRLGETAAPGVDEIFRWGVDAVVITTATSAHAELIGRAARAGLPVFCEKPIALDLPGTLHAIGEVETAGTILQMGFQRRFDTGYAGAREAVRSGRLGRLHTVRALTSDQAPPPAAWLPLSGGLYRDTLIHDFDVLRWVTGREVVDVYAAGSDAGPAMFREAGDVDTAAVVLTMDDGTLATATATRLNGAGYDVRMELAGELDTVVVGLDDRTPVASTEPTGPPAADKPWPGFLERFGPAYEAELNAFVEVVRGERANPCDGREALQALRISEACELSRRDRRPVAVAELPGGTQNAAM; via the coding sequence ATGCGCATCGGGGTCATCGGTACGGGCCGCATCGGCACGATCCACGCCAACACGCTCAGCCGTCATCGCGACGTCGGCTCCTTGATCCTCACGGACGCGGATGTCTCGCGCGCCCAGGAGCTGGCTCACCGGCTCGGCGAGACGGCGGCGCCCGGGGTCGACGAGATCTTCCGCTGGGGCGTGGACGCCGTGGTGATCACCACGGCGACTTCGGCCCATGCCGAACTGATCGGCCGGGCGGCCCGGGCGGGGCTCCCGGTGTTCTGCGAGAAGCCGATAGCCCTCGACCTGCCGGGCACCCTGCACGCGATCGGGGAGGTGGAGACCGCCGGGACGATCCTCCAGATGGGCTTCCAGCGGCGCTTCGACACCGGCTACGCGGGCGCCCGTGAGGCGGTGCGCTCCGGCCGGCTCGGGCGGCTGCACACGGTGCGGGCCCTGACCAGCGACCAGGCGCCGCCGCCGGCCGCCTGGCTGCCGCTGTCCGGCGGGCTGTACCGGGACACGCTGATCCACGACTTCGACGTGCTGCGCTGGGTGACCGGGCGTGAGGTCGTCGACGTGTACGCGGCCGGGTCCGACGCCGGACCCGCGATGTTCCGTGAGGCGGGCGACGTGGACACCGCGGCGGTGGTGCTCACCATGGACGACGGCACGCTCGCCACGGCCACGGCGACCCGGCTGAACGGCGCCGGGTACGACGTGCGCATGGAGCTGGCCGGTGAGCTGGACACGGTCGTGGTCGGGCTGGACGACCGCACGCCGGTGGCGTCCACCGAGCCGACGGGGCCACCCGCGGCGGACAAGCCGTGGCCGGGGTTCCTGGAGCGGTTCGGGCCCGCGTACGAGGCGGAGCTGAACGCGTTCGTGGAGGTCGTGCGCGGCGAGCGGGCCAACCCCTGTGACGGCCGGGAGGCCTTGCAGGCGCTGCGGATCTCGGAGGCGTGCGAGCTGTCGAGACGCGACCGAAGACCGGTCGCCGTCGCCGAACTGCCGGGCGGGACCCAGAACGCGGCGATGTGA
- a CDS encoding ribonuclease domain-containing protein: MRFPPRITRIGAAAAVLSALLVGGTVTATPAAAAVGSICYSALPSQAHDTLDLIEQGGPYPYEQDGTVFQNREGILPSQSAGYYHEYTVITPGSPTRGARRIVTGEENQEDYYTADHYESFDLVDHGC; the protein is encoded by the coding sequence ATGAGATTCCCCCCACGAATCACTCGCATCGGCGCCGCAGCCGCCGTCCTGTCCGCCCTTCTCGTCGGTGGCACCGTCACCGCCACTCCGGCCGCAGCGGCCGTGGGCAGCATCTGTTACAGCGCTCTGCCCTCCCAGGCGCACGACACGCTCGACCTCATCGAGCAGGGCGGCCCCTACCCGTACGAGCAGGACGGCACCGTCTTCCAGAACCGGGAAGGCATCCTGCCGAGCCAGTCGGCCGGGTACTACCACGAGTACACGGTCATCACTCCCGGGTCCCCCACACGCGGAGCTCGCCGGATCGTCACCGGTGAGGAGAACCAGGAGGACTACTACACGGCCGACCACTACGAGTCGTTCGACCTGGTCGACCACGGCTGCTGA